The nucleotide sequence CTTGGCCTGAGACCTCTTGCAATTCCATCCGTTTCCCTCTAAGGTTCTGACGGTTGCAGCAATTTCCTCTGGTGTAATATGATCACTCATGTATTGAACCATAGTGTATTTCCTGCCGCTAAAGCCTTCCACCGCTTTCACTCCCATCTGTTTCATCAATGCTTCATGAATTTCTTCAGGGTGGCGGTGGCAAAATGGTCCTGAGAGATTGATCCTGACTTCTTTTGCCCCTGGAGCCATCACCGATTCTTCTTTCTTTTTCGAGGAAGAGTGGTGATGCTCCTCTTTTTTTTCCGGGTGAGAATGTTCCTCGTCCGCCAATACGGGAGAAGGGAGCGTCAGGAAGCTGAGGAGTAAGAGTATGAGGAATAACAGTAAAGTTTTGCGTCGCAGTTTCATATCCAAGACCTTTTGATTGTATTGTTGGAAACGAATCCCTTCTAGGCTATCCTGAGAGGAACAAACCATCCTTAACTAGAGAGGGGAAGATACCGTGACCGTTCGCTGTCGAACCACGTTATCGATAAACAGGTTTGATTGTATGGTGCTTTGACCTACTTGTCAACGCGTCTACTGCCGGATATTCAAAAAGAGGTAACTCCCAATGATCAAGAGAAGGATGTTTGCGCTCCAGGCTGCCAGCCAGGGAGGGAGGGCCCCAATATGTCCCAGTGACACTGTAATTGAAAAAACAAGCCAGTAGAAGAAAGCGATGCAGAGGCTGATTGAGATCCCTCTCGCCAGGCCGGCACTTCGGTTGTCTTTAAGCGCAAAGGGGATTCCCAGTAGAATCATCATGAAGTTGACGAAAGGAAAGGCCTCTTTCGCGCGTAAATCGACCTGATACCTTGTGGCATCAAAACCATCTGTGGTGAGTTGATTGATATACGATTGTAGTTTCTGTGCCGTCATTTCATTTGATTTGACAGCAACCTGTTGAAAATCTTCAGGCTTCTTATTAAGAGGGATAGTCTCTCGATCGAAGGTGCGAACCTGAATTGATCCATCCGGCTGAAATTCCCGATGAATCCCATTTGACAAAAACCATTCTCCATCCTCATAGGAGAGTCCTTCGGCTTCAATCTCTTTCGGAAGCTTATAATCATCTCCGAGATAATAGATATGAACGCCCCGCATAGTCTTCTTATCCGGGTTGATCACCTGGATGTTAAAGATCGTCCGATTATCCAGACGGAGCCATATCCTGTTCTGGGCAAAATCCCCGAATCGTTTTTTACCTTGAATTTTTTCGAAACGAATAATCTTTGACCGTTCGTAGGAGGAAGGAATGAGAGATCCATTCAGAAAATAAAAAAGGACACTGATGCCAAATGCAAAGACAAGAAGCGGTGTGGCCAATGCAAAGATACTGATCCCGGAGCTTTTGAAGGCGGTAATTTCGTTATTCTTGGAAAGTCCTCCAAAGGTGATCAGGGTAGAAATAAGAAGGGCCAGAGGAGTCAAATCAAAGATAAATCTGGGGAGACGATTTAAAAAGTACTGAAATACCAGGATAGCGGGTGGATGATATGCATGAAACTTCCTGATCTTCTCAACAAACTCGATGGAGAGGTAGATGAGTACAAGTGCTCCCAGCGTAAGAAAGAAGATCTTGAAGTATTCCCTCAGGACATATCGCGTCGTCAAGGACAT is from Candidatus Manganitrophaceae bacterium and encodes:
- the lptG gene encoding LPS export ABC transporter permease LptG, whose protein sequence is MSLTTRYVLREYFKIFFLTLGALVLIYLSIEFVEKIRKFHAYHPPAILVFQYFLNRLPRFIFDLTPLALLISTLITFGGLSKNNEITAFKSSGISIFALATPLLVFAFGISVLFYFLNGSLIPSSYERSKIIRFEKIQGKKRFGDFAQNRIWLRLDNRTIFNIQVINPDKKTMRGVHIYYLGDDYKLPKEIEAEGLSYEDGEWFLSNGIHREFQPDGSIQVRTFDRETIPLNKKPEDFQQVAVKSNEMTAQKLQSYINQLTTDGFDATRYQVDLRAKEAFPFVNFMMILLGIPFALKDNRSAGLARGISISLCIAFFYWLVFSITVSLGHIGALPPWLAAWSANILLLIIGSYLFLNIRQ